The DNA region TTGTTCTCCTTTTTGCAATACATCAAGTACAAATACTAATGTGATTCCACCAACCCAAATACCTGAAGCAATACCTTCTATAACATCCATTGCTGTAATTGTTCTCATATGATTTTGTTTACTGAACAAAATAGACCACCCTATAATCAGGTACTTGCATTTCATTCTAGATTTCGTTTTATTTATTTTATTTGTCTCAAATTGTAATGATGAAAGAAATGAAATAATCCCCAATATTAAGCTAGAAATTATAACCACATTGCCACCATAATAATGAATGACAACTGCTCCTAGAGACCATCCGAGTAAAGAGAAGGTTTGGTCGGTTGTACTAATCAAGCTATTTGCTCTACCTAAAACCTTATTTTCTACTACTTCAGGGATAAGTGCCATTCTAGTTGGGGAACAAAACCCGTCCATAAATCCTAACAAACCAACTAGTGAATAAATGAGCGTTACTCGTAATAGTTGTATAAATTCAATCTTTAATAAAACCAATATTAGTACGATAATAAGTAATTGAATAAAAAGTGATGCGTTTATTATCCTTTTTAATGTTACACGTTCACTAATCACAGGTAAGATAAAACTACTCAGTAGTTTTCCGATTACGTATACTAGCATAACTAGAGAAGCAAACGTTGCAGAATTCGTAGTTAAAAAGATTATAAAAGTGATAGTCATAATTAATAAAGATATTGAAAGCTTTCCAAAAGAAATATTAACCCAAAGATAATAAAACGATTTATTCATTTTCTCACCTGTGCACATGTCATTTGTGAATACTATTACGTTAATACTCTTATTCAATTGTTCCTACAAAGTGTGATATTAAATATAAATGTTCAACCAATTTAACCTTATCTGAATTTTCTACCTTCTCTGCTCCACCGATTGTTAGTAACCAAAGCATTCATTAAAAGCAGTCTCTCCATATTTCTCAACAGCTTCAGGGTAAGGAGACCTATCCAGTACCTCGTGTAAAAAATTCTCATCATTCAAGTCATCAAAGAAATGATCAAATTCATCAGTGACTTCTATAATTAAGTAAAAGTAATTGTCCATTTTCCCATACAATGATGTCACCCATCGCTGTAGTGAATATGGAAATAGCATAATTTTCTCTTATATATGCATCTTCTAATAATTCAATATATTCTTCCGGATTTATAATCCATAAATAACCATTCCCAAAACTTCCAATACCGTATTCTTTTCAAACATCTATTATCTGAACTGGACTTTATGTTTATACTTTCTAATCATGCTCTTAGGTACGCTCTCTACAAATACAAAATCATCAAACATCATCGTTATTCCCAAAAAAATCTCATCATTGCAAACGGTATATCATTATAGTAGATATTCTATTAATTAAATAGGATAACTATAAATATATTGTTCTCCAATACTACCTATTTTTCTTCTTCCTGTATCTATATAGCCTACTTTTTCATACAATTTTTGTGCTGCTAAATTTTTATGGTTAACTGCTAATACGATTTCATTGTAATTCGGAAATGTTTGATTTACGAAATACTTTAATCTTTGCATTCCCATTTTTGCATATCCTTTACCTTGTTCAGAATGGTTAATAGATAGAGCTGTTAAGAGTAGTGCATGTTTATTATCAGTATATTCTTTCACTCTATCAGTAGCGTGTAAAATAAAAAAACCTACAGGCTGACCATGACTTAAAATAACAATTCGATGTTGCCCTTCTGTTACTTCTAATATATCAGTTGGAAGAGCAGTAAATTGTATTTGTTCATTTGGTAATGAAAATTTGTTCATCGATTCTAAATGTTCTGGTTTGTATATTGTTAACTCAACTATACTAGAAGACATGATTATGCCCCTTTCGCATCATCAAAAGATATAAGAACTTACATTCGTACTCATTCTCTATATAAAGTTAAAACCCTTCTAAAATGTTGAGTTATTTTACATTATGTTATTAAAGTAAGTAGTTTCTAACTAGTGCGAGCTATTGAGATATTTAAAATGTGATCGTTGAAATTAGATTTTTGATTTCAATTGATTTTCTATTACTTGAAAAGAATACTTTCGAGCCCATTCATTAGCTTGCAATATTTGTTCAAGATTAGGGTCGTTAATCGAATCATGTGCATCTAGAGTCGTACGAATCGTTTTTTCGATCTCTAAAAAGTCAATTACTCGTTTTCTGAATAGCTCATTTGCGACTTCATTCGCTGCATTCAACACTGCTGGGTAAGTTCCACCTTGCTTTCCAACTTCATATGCAAATTGAAGACACGGAAATCTCTTATTGTCAGGAGCCTCAAAGTGGAGTTTACCGAATTCCAATAAATCTAACTTTTTTATTGGCAGATCTAATCTACCATTTGGGTAATTTAGTGCATATTGAATAGGGCCCCTCATATCTGGAACACCTAACTGAGCAAGAACGGATCCATCATTGAATTCAATTAAAGAATGAATAACACTTTCCTTGTGTATGAGCACTTCAATATCATCGTAGGGAACATCAAAGAACCAATGGGCTTCCATTACCTCAAAGCCTTTATTCATTAATGTAGCGCAATCGACGGTTACTTTGTCTCCCATAGACCAGTTCGGATGTTTCAGTGCATCATCTACATTCAATGATTTCATTTCCTCTCTTGTTTTATCTCGGAATGCTCCACCAGAAGCTGTAACAATGATTTTAGAAATTGATTTTGCATTCTCTCCATTCAAACACTGAAAAATAGCAGAATGCTCACTATCAACAGGTAATAATCTACAATTATTTTCCTTTGCTAATTGTTTGATAAGCTGACCAGCAACTACAAGTGTTTCTTTATTAGCTAAAGCAATATCTTTCTTTGCTTTAAGTGCTTCAATTGTCGGCTTTAACCCAGCAATACCAACTACAGCTGTTAATGTGACATCTGTTTTTGAGTAAGATGCTACGTTACAAAGCCCCTCTTCTCCAATAACGATTTCAACTTCTTTACTAATTTGTTTCCTTAATTCAATCGCCAAATCATTTGATTGTACACATACGATTTCAGGAGAATATTCATGAATCTGCTCTACTAACTTGCTAATATTTGAATAAGCTGTTAAACCAACTACATTAAATTTATCAGAATGACGAGAAATAACATCTAAAGCTGCTGTACCAATTGAACCAGTAGAACCTAATATTGATATATTTTTAACCATTACTAATCTACCTCCACAATTAATTCTATTAAATTATTTATTTCAATGAAAGATAACATAAAATTTACTTTTTTGAATTATAATTCCATTACATCCAAACTAGTAATTTCTATTCTATATCAGTTTCTAGCCATAATCTCACAAATAAGAATGAAAGCTACTATGACTCAATTCTTGATGAACGATCCGAGAATACTTTATCAATAGGAAAGCCAGTAATAATGAAACAGACTAAAAATGCTACACTAGTAACAATAGATGCAAAAAATAATCCTATCATTGCCATAAACATATCTTCATCGGGATGAGATGGTTTTAAAGTAACTAACCAATAGACAAAGATAATCGTTAAAATTAGATAAAAACTGCTTCCGACAAATCCAACCATAAGTTGTTGTTTCTTACTTCCATTCCATGCTTGACAAACTGAAAACCAAACAATAACACTAATAATTACTGCTGCACACATTACTATTAAATGCAAAAAGGGTATTGATAATTTCATCAATAAGTATAGTATTACGATTGTACAACTAAACAAAAAAGCATTCATTATGAATAGAAATATACCAGCATACTTATAGTTCTGAAACCATTTTGATTTTTCTAATATTTTTCCTAATATAATCTTTTCACTTAAAAAAACTGATATATGCGGTTTATTGACTAAAAGAAAAAACATACAAATGATACCTAATAATAAGATGATTGTCATACCAACCACCCTCCTAATAACTCCATTTATTTACTGAATAAGGAATAGTTTAAACAATATGTATATTATACTAGATTTACCTAGTTAAAATTGTTACAATTTATGTAAGTAACTACATAAAGCGGTTGGGCGGTTGACCATCTCCCATTAGAAGGGAGGTGGTAAAATGACGACTTATGAAGCGATTGCAATAGCTTTAACTTCAAGTTTAGTTCTAATTAATGGATTAAATCTTGTTATCGAGATCGTTAAAGAAACAAGAAAAAAGTAACCGTCCAGCCCCCGACCAAAGGATAGGATAGTTACTTTTTTCTATAGTTAATTATTCTGTTTGGTCAGCCGCTCTTCATGCGGCGTGTAGTTGCTTTTACCGAGTGTTCACGCACTCGGTCTTTTTATATACTACTAATTCAATACGGTTATTATACATCATATTCCCACAATATAGCAAACCCATGATAAAATCATCTGTTTACTAAGAATAGTTACCTCTTTCTATAGGTAATGTCATACAACGTATACCTCCCCCTCCCTTCTCCAATTCATTCACATCTATTTCAATGAAGC from Bacillus solimangrovi includes:
- a CDS encoding 1-deoxy-D-xylulose-5-phosphate reductoisomerase, which translates into the protein MVKNISILGSTGSIGTAALDVISRHSDKFNVVGLTAYSNISKLVEQIHEYSPEIVCVQSNDLAIELRKQISKEVEIVIGEEGLCNVASYSKTDVTLTAVVGIAGLKPTIEALKAKKDIALANKETLVVAGQLIKQLAKENNCRLLPVDSEHSAIFQCLNGENAKSISKIIVTASGGAFRDKTREEMKSLNVDDALKHPNWSMGDKVTVDCATLMNKGFEVMEAHWFFDVPYDDIEVLIHKESVIHSLIEFNDGSVLAQLGVPDMRGPIQYALNYPNGRLDLPIKKLDLLEFGKLHFEAPDNKRFPCLQFAYEVGKQGGTYPAVLNAANEVANELFRKRVIDFLEIEKTIRTTLDAHDSINDPNLEQILQANEWARKYSFQVIENQLKSKI
- a CDS encoding MFS transporter, which codes for MNKSFYYLWVNISFGKLSISLLIMTITFIIFLTTNSATFASLVMLVYVIGKLLSSFILPVISERVTLKRIINASLFIQLLIIVLILVLLKIEFIQLLRVTLIYSLVGLLGFMDGFCSPTRMALIPEVVENKVLGRANSLISTTDQTFSLLGWSLGAVVIHYYGGNVVIISSLILGIISFLSSLQFETNKINKTKSRMKCKYLIIGWSILFSKQNHMRTITAMDVIEGIASGIWVGGITLVFVLDVLQKGEQWWGFINTSYYAGSILGGILIALYSKKLQKHLLFGIVIGSLLVSILVFLYAMNSNAWIALILVVLMGPFYQLRDISQQTYIQTVTARNELSKVYAAKDNVYYLIFAFSVFITGLISDYLGVVYVYYFAFFLYLLSTIVAVTTFRKDMNNKVLKTESQG
- a CDS encoding GNAT family N-acetyltransferase, whose product is MMSSSIVELTIYKPEHLESMNKFSLPNEQIQFTALPTDILEVTEGQHRIVILSHGQPVGFFILHATDRVKEYTDNKHALLLTALSINHSEQGKGYAKMGMQRLKYFVNQTFPNYNEIVLAVNHKNLAAQKLYEKVGYIDTGRRKIGSIGEQYIYSYPI